The Raphanus sativus cultivar WK10039 chromosome 2, ASM80110v3, whole genome shotgun sequence genome includes a region encoding these proteins:
- the LOC130494669 gene encoding LOW QUALITY PROTEIN: cation/H(+) antiporter 12-like (The sequence of the model RefSeq protein was modified relative to this genomic sequence to represent the inferred CDS: substituted 1 base at 1 genomic stop codon), whose product MNTTTYIGVGGCRSLAFSISSFGLWENLYSPYVVFGYSLPLLEIQILLIFIFIITSHMFFRFIGISQIVSHFMAGLILGPQLFDLLEKSSGKLSLDPAINESAALRGVGVCGNIMLTFLMSVRISRRLAFNSGTLPIVIGILTFIVPLFGGLCFRNLYTDNVDPHYMPPKKVLAERTVMISSQSSILLPTVTFILLELKILNSEIGRLVLSASMINDVLGIIVSILAYYAGTYKNVSPATAYRDFIAVIIFFLVVFFIFRPAVEXIVQRTPEGKPVADKYIHAAVLTAMGSAAYSTFFNMKYLLGPFTVGLIIPDGPPLGSALETKYYDLTKNVLIPISIAFSTMRCDLMKNIYEFNDIMYNMFLLVLTLFIKLDAGIAPCLYCKLPIKEAFVVSILLCCKSFSEIFLYESTFDDSYISQATYTFLVVYALLNSAIVPAVLPSLYDPKRKYIGHQKRNIFSLKPDSDLRILTCVHRPENISGNIALLQLFSSPIMVTILHLVKLVGKIIPVMIAHNMKSNNQKNNSYIHTANLAFSQLDSVTMTMFTVMTHENLMHNEICTLALDQITSMVIVPSGRKWTIEGTFESEDEAIRRLNVSLLDHSPCSVGILVDRGQFSCRGTRKYKIDVGVIFIGGKDDREAVSLVKRMKLNPRVNVSVIRLVSNQETETMNWEHILDHEVLEDLKETHAANCVAYTEKTFTDGPEVASTIRLLSKDFDLMVVGRNHGMTIPDFSGLTAWIELSELGVIGDLLAARDLKSRVSILVVQQQQT is encoded by the exons ATGAATACAACGACCTATATCGGAGTCGGAGGTTGCagatccttagctttcagcaTCTCTTCTTTTGGATTATGGGAGAACCTATATTCGCCGTATGTGGTGTTTGGCTACTCACTCCCTCTCTTGGAGATTCAGATATTGCTTatattcatcttcatcatcacgTCTCATATGTTCTTCAGATTCATCGGCATTTCTCAAATTGTGTCACACTTCATG GCTGGTCTGATTCTCGGGCCTCAGTTGTTCGATCTTTTGGAGAAATCCTCTGGAAAACTATCGTTGGATCCAGCTATAAATGAAAGCGCAGCGTTAAGAGGCGTCGGAGTGTGTGGAAACATTATGCTTACGTTTTTAATGTCAGTTAGAATTAGCCGTCGATTGGCATTCAACAGCGGTACGCTACCCATCGTGATCGGGATCTTGACCTTCATCGTGCCACTGTTTGGCGGCTTATGTTTCAGGAACCTCTACACGGACAATGTGGACCCTCACTACATGCCACCAAAGAAAGTCCTCGCCGAACGCACTGTAATGATTTCAAGTCAATCCTCTATTCTTTTGCCCACGGTGACATTTATCTTGTTGGAGCTCAAGATCCTTAACTCGGAGATTGGTCGCCTTGTATTGTCTGCATCCATGATCAATGACGTCCTCGGGATAATTGTAAGCATACTCGCTTATTATGCAGGAACGTACAAGAACGTCTCTCCAGCAACAGCTTATCGTGACTTTATCGCGgttatcatcttctttttggTCGTCTTCTTCATTTTTAGGCCGGCTGTAGAGTAGATAGTACAACGCACACCGGAAGGCAAACCCGTGGCGGATAAGTATATACATGCTGCAGTTTTGACGGCGATGGGCTCTGCCGCTTACTCCACGTTCTTCAATATGAAGTACCTCTTGGGACCATTCACGGTCGGCCTCATCATACCAGACGGTCCACCTTTAGGATCGGCCTTGGAAACAAAATACTACGATTTAACTAAGAACGTGCTAATACCGATATCAATCGCATTCAGCACGATGAGATGTGACCTGATGAAGAACATTTATGAGTTTAATGAcatc atgtacAACATGTTTTTATTGGTTCTAACGCTTTTTATTAAACTTGATGCTGGCATTGCACCTTGTTTGTACTGCAAGTTACCAATAAAGGAAGCCTTTGTCGTTTCCATCTTATTATGCTGCAAGAGTTTCTCCGAAATTTTTCTTTACGAGTCCACATTTGACGATTCG TATATATCACAGGCAACATACACGTTCTTGGTCGTCTATGCACTACTAAACTCAGCGATTGTTCCCGCGGTGTTACCTAGTTTGTACGATCCAAAGCGAAAGTACATAGGTCACCAAAAACGGAACATTTTTAGTTTGAAACCAGACTCAGACCTTCGGATTCTGACTTGTGTGCACAGACCTGAAAACATATCTGGGAACATTGCACTTCTCCAGTTATTTTCCTCCCCGATTATGGTCACGATCCTCCACCTCGTGAAGCTCGTGGGTAAAATCATCCCGGTTATGATCGCGCACAACATGAAATCAAATAACCAGAAGAATAACTCTTACATCCATACCGCAAACCTTGCCTTCAGCCAGTTGGATTCAGTGACTATGACCATGTTCACTGTCATGACACATGAGAACTTGATGCACAATGAAATATGCACGCTCGCGCTCGATCAGATCACGTCCATGGTCATCGTTCCATCAGGGAGGAAATGGACCATAGAAGGGACGTTTGAGTCAGAGGACGAGGCCATAAGGCGTCTCAACGTGTCACTACTAGACCATTCGCCTTGTTCTGTTGGGATACTTGTGGACCGTGGACAGTTTTCGTGTAGAGGCACAAGAAAGTACAAGATTGATGTCGGCGTGATCTTCATTGGAGGAAAAGACGATCGAGAGGCAGTCTCTCTTGTTAAGAGGATGAAGCTTAACCCTAGGGTTAATGTAAGTGTGATCCGATTGGTCTCTAACCAAGAAACAGAGACGATGAATTGGGAACACATTCTTGATCATGAGGTCTTAGAGGATCTGAAAGAGACACATGCCGCCAATTGTGTTGCATATACAGAGAAGACTTTCACGGATGGCCCTGAAGTAGCAAGCACCATCAGATTGCTATCTAAGGATTTTGATCTTATGGTGGTTGGGAGAAATCACGGCATGACAATACCCGACTTCTCAGGACTGACAGCGTGGATTGAGCTATCGGAGTTAGGTGTTATTGGAGATTTGCTAGCTGCTAGAGATCTcaaatctagggtttctattttGGTAGTTCAGCAACAACAGAcgtga